The Sesamum indicum cultivar Zhongzhi No. 13 linkage group LG6, S_indicum_v1.0, whole genome shotgun sequence genomic interval AGTTGTGGTCGCCGCCTCGAATTAGAGGTGGCGGGCGGAGAAGGAGAGCTTGCCACGTTTCTTGCACTAGCCCTTGCCAACTCATCAAACAAATGGTGTAGCTTGTCTGggttttactttttaatactGCCAAGAAGTGTTTGTTGTATAAGCGCAGTAAAGgaaaatatgtttgaattaataCGTAGAATGACCCTTTTTTATGTTTCGTATAATTACGTATacttctcattatttaaaaaattattaatatcttttgaCTTGACTATCATCTAACAATTAGTTCAATCCGTTAGGTTTTCGTCATTTTGTTATCGTGAGTTGACCAAATGCCCATGAAgattagaaattataattttatctaatttttttggattaagtggataattttttataatttttgaaattttttcgtccatcttgtttgatttttttttgtaagtttttattttttattaaaaataaaaaatatagtaaagacaaatttgacaattttatacttctatccaaggattacataatttcttcaaatatcatgggatatttataattttttaaataataagagggtattcgtaattatgacaaatttcagaggagattgttgtaatttaccctaatatattttgtgtagATTTTCTTACAAAAAGACATGATGGGACGAAAATTGTTTGAGATTAGAATGTTTTGCAATAATTTGTGGAAGTGTTTGTGATAgttctgaaaaaataatttttatttttgagtttaaaCAAATACTTTTGAGGCTTttgaaatatcaatttttatttttaaaattgctaCAAGAAGTACTTTAATCTAAAAGCCAGTGAGTGCTTTAAATTCACCTCTATGATggttttttcataaattaattcaatttcattttagattattttaacttaaactaataattttagttcaaatttatcgttttcaatttatttcaaaagtttttatataatgttagagtatttaataatttgaataatttaatattttatttttctgtattatttgatattattataatattataggaaaactaaaaattaaattgagataacgaattaataaaatatatatatatatatatttttgtcaatcGTGCAAATAActacagtatatatatatatatgatgtatatAAACGTCGCATATTGAGTGTAGACTACAGGTTTTTGATtggtatattataaatttcaagacCCTTTCTTCTTAGCGAAgcatatttttagaaataaaattataagagtcatataaatcaaaataaataatatccgATGGGATATCgaataaatcaacaaatcgTAAACCATATCaatatactttaattatagataatatatacatCGCATAtgtaattccttttttttttttttcaataaaagtagATGACGTAGGTGATCGCCGACTACACAAGAAGTTGGGGCATTAAAACCCGGTTCACCTTACAATTGGTTAATTTAAACCACCCATAAACCTCCACTTTGAAACTCATCAGACGCAAAGCCAAACAGAGCTTTAAGAAGGATGAAGATACAGTGCGACGTGTGTGAAGCGGCGGAAGCAGAGGTGGTTTGCTGCGCCGACGAGGCGGCGCTGTGCGGCGGCTGCGACCTCAAAGTGCATGCCGGGAACAAGCTGGCCACCAAGCATCAACGTCTTCCGCTCTATCCCTCCGCTATGCCCAAGTGTGATGTTTGCCAGgtatctatatatgtacatatatatatatatatatattttatactgaATATTCTATTACACGTTCGTATAATCGCTCGAATtgcacttatatatataatataatataaaatattttctattatataaCGCTCACAAATGTTGATTAATGATATcgcaatattaatttttaaatataagaattatatCTCTAAGATAAATATGACACgtctgttattttttttttctttcttgttctatcattttatatttatactaatatagaaaaaaagacTTTCGGTCCACCAATGAcgattaataatattattttgctaatttttaaatataataattatatcccTACAATATGGAACAtcagttatttttttcattttatttccttttttcttatttatttcttgaaatgtgTTTGTTAGggtatatattttactattatctATAGTATATCTTAATGAGTTAAAAAGCAATGAGACACGcttatatatatcaagttatttacattaaactcaatttgaaataaaaataaaaacaaaatcaaacgacccaatttttttttcaattttcaacatttttaatgAAGTCAGAAtgcttttttggtttttgtgcaaaaaataaaaaaatatcttgatCGTACGTttccaaatttatattatagatGTGAGAAATGctaatttatttggatttggttattgaaatcataaatatatacctaTTGTATAGGTATGGGATTTGAATTCTATAGtgcaaaatcataaaaattacgAAAAAATCAATATGACAGGAGAACATGTTTTGGTACTTCTGTTCTTCATCTTCTAAATTACAAACTATAAATGAGGATGTAGGTTGTTGTAATGATATGATCCAACATTTCcatattttaaactttttttccAGATGTTTCTATAAGGAACCAAGTCATATTGATGCATATCTGGTTGTTGTGcgattgttaattttataataaatttattcttatgtATCTTTCTTAgaacttataatataatatcgCAGGAGGCTCTCGGGTGGTTCTTTTGCTTGGAGGATCGAGCCGTGCTGTGTAGGAAATGTGACATTGCCACACACAAAGGGAGCTGTAGCCAGTTCAGTCACCAGAGGCTCTTGCTCACTGGGATCAGAGTAGGACTCGGGGCAAAGGTAACGCCTTTGCATATGGTCGACGTTTCAGAGGTTAATTACCGCTTTCAAATTTAGTATATGATCAAAGTCCTCTCGAATCTTCTGCATTGCAAGAATCGTGGCCTTTTCTTGTATGGACTTTATGTCTTGTTCACTTTCTCTGATTAGGCTAGATGCACGATTTAGTTCAAGTTAGTAGTCCGTTTACTTTTTCTGAACCGAGGCCGTTGCTTTTGCATTGGCACGACACATGACTTGAATTTCACTTGCTAAGCAATCAGACCCACGAGGTGGGATTAAAttggtaaaatttattttagtactcaaattttattattaatatactttGATATctgaataattacaaatatctcagTCAGACCTCATCAAATAGTTGCAAATGAGTGAATTTGTTACTACTTTGAAATATTCTTTCTGTCTATGGACTGAAATCAAATTACAAAGTGAACAAGatatgttaaatatatattttaccagtatatatcaataaacacgttataataataattttaaataattgtgtCTCATGCTTATTAATTTCCATtcatcttataaaaaaaattaagtccATGGGTCCccctaattaaaaataaaataggttGTTTTCTCACATGTGTTTTGATAAGTTCCTTTGTCAATTTTATCTGAAAtctattagaaaaattataattataattctgtAAGTATGAGGTTATAATTTCAATcccatataaatatatgcGACAATGTTGAactgtaattttcaaaatttcgcACATTGAGAactaaaaagattgaaaaagtGCACGTAATTAAGCTGATTATAacacatttcaaaattttgtcctcaatgtgcaaaatttttaaaatttcctAACAAAATTTCGTAGATCATGAAATCACAAACCAATTCCAACTCTCTCAcacacttttcttttctaatgaATTCAGGCCAAAGGCAACAAACAACATGTGTCTGAATGGTCAAGAATACTTGAATCAGTGCCATTGCCATCTCAACAGACGAGACAATGATGGACCTCAACCAGGTTCGGCACGAGCAGCAGCACGATCCAATCTGAAGAAAGCGACGATGACGGGACGAATGAAGATGACAAACCTAAAAGAAAACAAGGTCATACGTTGGAGAGTACTTTTGAAAGTTTCTTGATACCAGAGTCAGTGCAATTTTGGACTTGCATTCTTCACTACTTCCTTTTCATGATTAATTAGCTTGAACCTAGATATGATGTCTGAACAAGTTTGTGTGTCGAGTGCGATCTCGGTACTAAAATATCGGATcctatttgaaaaatatgttgCCATTAGAGCTATAGTAGTACAATTATTCATAGATATTGGGTATTGTAGCGATACCTTAAACCACTTCCAACGAGGGTTTGGACAGTTATCGGTAATAGAAGTCAGCTTAGCCAGGAATACTGTAGTCTGTATGCATCTTACAAACGGCATGGGAATGCTTGCTTACGGTATGGCTAGACCTTATGAAGTCATGCTTGACAATGCAATTCCTTTTGTAATGAGAAAGAACACTTAAAAACATAACAACTTGCTCAGCCACAGACACATTTTGTGTGGCCTTTATACTGCCAGATTACTCTAGCATATAACACAAATGGCCTCTTTGCTAAATGAAACTAAAAGATGCAAGTTTTTAACCTGAGCAGGTAGTTTAGAATTAAGATTGTAGCGTCGACGTCGAAACCTAGGTTCAAAACACCTCCTAGGTTTAATATATTGGATAACTTGAACAAAAATGATAAGTGCCACCGCAATCTCAACCACAATCTACTGCACGGCAGTCAAAGCAAATATGCAGCGGGTGTGCCTCATCCTATTTTCGGCACCcacaattgaaatacataacaTTACTTAAATTCAGCAAGATGAGAGTGAACTAGAAACAAATCAAAGGCTTAAGTAGAcaaataaacaacaaattttGGTGAAGGAGCAGAACAAGTTAAACTACTGTAAACATAGTTAACCACGTGCAAATAGATAGAAGACATTAGCAcccaaaataagtaaaaagaaCATACGGCAAGAGTAATATCCAACAGATTGGCTCATATTTAAAGTGTCAGTGCATTTAATGTAAGATTGAAAAATTGGATGTAAATATTCTGAAAGAAGGGGGTTAAATGGTAAATGGGGCAAATAAAGAAGGGTCATAGAAGTCATTCATTATTTAGTGGTCATTTCCATGGTTTAGCTTGATAGAAATCCCAGGCGCTCCTGCCTAGATATAAATCAAACGCTTTATGCAGAACAGTGGCGGGCCGATGACCAGTAGACCGGACCGAGCGCAAAGAATGTAAACAAGACACTAAGCAGAAATCNNNNNNNNNNaaaaaaaaaaaaaaaaagccactAAGCAGAAATCCAGCTTAATACTCTATTGTAAACACGCCCTTATTGATTAAGATGCCTTTaatcatttctttaattaattagttatcaagaattttctatttattagtGTTAATCTATTTTGTCggttttaataattcattcatgttattttcttaaaatatacttaattaaataaatttaaattatgcgCATGCATGGGGtgtgcttaattaaattgttggTATATATAAGAAACCTAATTCGTAATCAAAGTTGTCATTTTTGCTGATgcataaattatgaatattgtCTAGTGTTGGGTGTAAACCCTCAAGTGATAAGCCCAAATCaactattataaagaatagataACACAAAATATACagaccaaatattttatatttaacaatacaataaatgaaaaaacaagaacagTAAGAAGATAAATGATTTTGGTTCAAGGAGTCAGATTTGGTAGGGATAGCCAACGGCTACTCAAGTCGGCAACCACAACACCTATTACTATACCCAAAACAGCCACCAAGGCTTCAACCACTCAAACAACCACCAAGGCTTAATCACTTTGAACAGCTTCGGTCATATAGACCCCAAAACAACCACTAAGGCTTCCGCTTAAGAAATAGTTCACGAAGAACACATTTAGCAGAATAGTTTTTGTTGTGTCTGTTATTCTTACCAGAAGCAACtgagaaatatatagaaagagGAGCCATTGATGACGGTGTGAGAGAAGAACGACGAGGGGAAAAAACAAGGAGAGAAGACGATAGCTAAGCTTACAGAGAAGAAAGTGAGATGGAGATGAAGAGGCGAGAGAATGAGGGAGACATAGGTTTAGGGATTCTGCAAAATGGGGGGTAATAAAGACTAAAGGGATCGGGTCGGGTAGATGGGTCTGGTGGTGTAAATGGGCTGAGAGAAAAGGGAAGGCCAGAAAATGGGATAACCTTCCAGGTGAGTGGGTTTAGGTGGCTTTGGACTTGGGCCTACCAATTGGTCTTAGGCCATAGTTTCCCAACATCTAGGGAATGATTGCAGTGTGAATATACAATCATGGGCAGGGGGTTATCCATTGACACCCTTTGGACAGACATGTCAATATAACACTGAAATAATTAGGGTGAAAAATGAAGTGGATCTATAAAAGAGGAAATATGTATTCGGGTTTACAACTTTAAGGTTGCATTtgaatttaagaatttaaaattatgaattttaaattcttaaaacaAATCTTTTGATTCTAATTCtgaatcatattttattaattttatttacagatttaatttgtttttttatatatagtcatttaaaattatttttcaaaagttttctgtcaaatcaaatcaatcaagCCAATTGCACCCTAAGATATAGTGATGTCAAAGCAACTTAATAATAAGGGAAGCTTTTGCATTAAAAACTCTAAACTCTAAAGTGCAAATGCTTTTTGGTATGTTTAATTTCTCTTGATCAATTTTGGGTGATTGAGAATTTAATGCCCTGATCCCTTCCCTCCCCACCCACTCCCTccaccccaaaaaaaaaaaaaacaaaaaaatttagtacCCCGAAGCCATAATTCAAGTTTGATTTTAGGGATAACAATTACAATTGattgttttgatataattatacataaatttttaaattttaaaaattactttttgtaCTGTTGAGATtagttttatctaataaatagatttttgttagttaaaaaaattcgaaTTTATTggtattaacaaaataattgaataaaaattaatatttacctcTGATTAACTTACTAATATcctattaaatattaaaaaaatattttttaatcaaactactcttatacatcttcacacagTTGTATTGCATGTGATGATGtatatttcacttttataaaagtattttggtcaggaaaattttatcttgcatgtaataaatcaaccaatggtaaaattttgactaataggaAATCTATTTACTAAACAAAATACGCATCAAAAGCACTagaaatgaattttcaaattatattgagtttatgtataattatatcaaatttaagggataatagtgtaattatcccttgaTTTTGTAGTTACGTTTATTTTGCTCTTAAAAAGAgagttttgaaatatttttggattagttgtttgTGAAAGTTTATATTGCTGTTATTTTGGAATTGTTAAAGTAATGTTGAGAGACAAATTGCCGTCATCATTAATATCACTTCTTTGAAAATAACCACCACGATCAATAAAAGATGAATTGTCTAAAATgcccataattatatttatttcttccacaaatatcaatttttcttgattaattgattttattaataattttagatatttaaagataatttaatttattaattttgatcaattatttagttatatttaattaaattgcaattgcttattttgtattattgtttACCTCAGGAGTAAGGAaaccaaataaacaaaaacactCAAAAGCCTCAACAGTACTCTCCGGAATAATCTAGGGCAAAGACCTTTCTTCCCTCCCCTCTTCcatcactctctctctctctctcacacgcacacacacaatacACACTGATATTCTCGTGTAGGAAAAAGCGGAACAGGAAGATAAACCCCACTCCACAAGAAGGAAACAGAGCGAGTCATTGCAGCTAACTTGTTTATAGTATGCCCCCGAGCATGGAGACTGAGAATTCCACAAACACTTCTCGAGCTGAAGAACTCAAACTCCTCGCAAATGAAGCCTTCAAAGGTATTGTGGACAAGGGTTTAAGGgttcttgtttttctcttctgggattttttttgttctgcaGTGTTGACTatattatgtgtattttttatgttactGTGTCTTTGTTGATTTTCGGGTTCTTGTTTTTCAGCGCATAAATATTCTCAGGCTATTGATTTATATACGCAAGCGATAGAGGTGAATAAGGATAATGCAGTCTACTGGGCTAACCGTGCGTTTGCTCACACCAAATTGGAGGAGTATGGAAGTGCTATACAAGACGCCACGAAAGCTATTGAAATTGACCCAAAATATTCGAAGGCGAGTCTGATTGTTTTCATGTTTTTGTTCGGGGAAAGGGGAAATCTTCTTTTTGTGTACTGGGATTGAGTAAAGGAATCAAATGCGTGCGTGGTACTGAATTGACTTTTCCCAGTGCAGGGTTATTATAGGCGGGGCGCAGCATATTTGGCAATGGGCAAGTTTAAAGATGCTCTGAAGGATTTTCAACAAGTGGGATTTCTTCATTTGttgcctttattttattttattttaatacatgCTGAAGTTATGTTAATTCTTTAGCAaactttttatgtttgttttcttttcccccgttttcctctctctctttttccccCCAATGATTTGAGCTTTATGCTTTTACTAAGGGGTGTTTCTTTGTGTGCATGTGAAAGTTATATAGAGAGGGATTTTGGTTCATTGTGAATGAGCTAGATAGCTGGATGTTGTATGCTGTATCGATGGTAAACATTTGACTGTGTGCATGCATGTTGTACCATGGGCAGATAATCATGTAAGAAAAGAGGGAATTTACAAATAGAAATGCTCAGTTCAATttaaaagttttcaaataGGCTCGATTGTTTTTTCCTGGTTCTAGTTTGATGTCATGATAACATGCAAGTTACAATTGACTTaggattttttatattgccTGAAGTGCCCAGAAAATCTTGTGCCTTGGTCTTCCAGTTAAAAACAGATGATGATTTAATGTCTTCATACATATAGAATCCATAATCTGAACTGCATTGAGAGTACTTTCTACTATGCTGTATCATTTTTCAAAGACTAGAGTTAATGTGTTTTCTGTGCTTAATATTAGCAGCACAGCACAGACATGGAGATATAAGGAGAACAtcataagaaaagaaaaaaacaatatgTTCATCTTTGTCACACTGCTTTGCAAGTTATACAGATCAATCTACAATGAGGAACTTCCATTAGGAGCACAGCCGTGATGATAGCATCTGAGAATCGTTCTAAAGTATAACCAGGAATATAAGGATTAACGGGCTTTCAAATTAAATCCTACCATGGTTGTAAAAAAGATTCTGAGATTCTGTTACTTTGTAAATTAAGGCTTCGGAGGGTTCTGTATCATTTTCCAGTCTGCAGATCAAGGCTTGCAGACTTTAgaaatccaaatattttcCAACCAATGTCTGAAAGTGATGAAGGGTTTGTGAATAACCAACTTCAGGACTCATTTCAGATTCAATGCAAAATTATGGCTGTTACTGGAAACATGGTCCTATGCCTTATAGCAAAGTTTGATAATGTAGGTCTAACGTCCTACAATTTAAGTGGAGGCTAGATCCCATTCTcccttttttccttcttttgaGATGAAGCATCATGACTAAACTGGTTTGTGTATGAGAGGTAAATGAACGGGGCGGGTTAGGTTTTGGTTGGGTCCAAGTGTATCGGGTTTGATGCGTGTTGGGAGTGAAACAATCCAAATATGTGGGTCCAGATTCGAGAATGTGTTGGTTTTGGTCTGGATGGGTCCAAGGAACAATCTGTTTATTCTAACCAAAGCATTTGACTTAGAAGATAATTGTAATACTCTGTCCACTTTTTAAACTGGACATTCATTATAGTTTGTAGTGTTTTGAACCCAATCAAAACAGtgtatttattcttttatgtatatattattttaaatatttatgattgttATAGTGATGTTGTAGAACATGTAtacaatctttttttataaaggtaACCATTATATAGGACATTAATATTCTATGATTTCATATCTTAATCAATGGATTTCTAAGCCTTCACGAGGGAAACAATTTACCAGCTTCTATATTTGCAGTTGCATGTAGTGTtaatgtgtaaaaatatatagatagatatatataactatatataaaagtatgtaCTCTCATAAATATCTTAGTAAGCATTTAATGCTTCTAGATTATTGTATTCTTTGCACTGATTACTACTACTTGAGCGCTTATTGGGTTAGACATTGTAGCATTTGAGTTGCTTTGTATAGTAGGATCATGCATGCTATGGAAAAGAAATGGACTAAGACATATCTATAATGTGGACGATACGGAGTATATGTGAGTATTTTTGTTGCATTTATCATATGTagatatttactttattttggataaacacTGGAAACCATATTCTTGTTGTTTCTTTTACTTTGGCAGTGAATCATATATACAAGTAGTTAAATTTTCTGTAGAGgttgaaatgagcaaattttcctttaaaatattctacgtataataaaaaattcaaaaatttaaatactactTAGATTTAGTGaagaaaagatatataaatggaATGAACTTTTCTTTCCGTTGGGGTTGGGGGTTGGACCCAGTTGACCCATTTCATacccaaatcaaattaaatcagtAGAACTCAATCCAATTTAAAACAACTTAAGACCAACCCAACCCGAGGGTCCTAATTTGTCTTGCCACCATTAAGTTTGCATTTACATTATATCAATTGTGGTTATATGTGTTGACTTTGTGTAGGTGCTTTAGATCTGcttttgctttcttctttAGCATACCAACAAAGTCTGTATGAGTTACTCACAAGATTTTGAGTTTGGAATGCCTATAGGTTTTGAATATTTCTgtgcttaatttatttttctctttagtTTGGCCTTTTGTGCATGGTAACCTAGTCAATGTTTGGTCTACTCATGGGTATTATACTTAAATGAAGAACCATTCTACTTCATTTAGTTCTTCTATGGTTGCATGGCTTATTTGAGTCTCAACGTTAATCCACATGTCCAAATACTCTATCAGCATCAGTAATATTCTTGACTTCAGTCTCCCCCTTGCATTCTTACATGCTTTTGAGATGATCTATTATTTCTTTGTTAAAATTTCTTCGGCATCTTCCAGGAAACCACTTCTATGTTGTTTTCAgcaaaaaagttttattttaccGATCCATGTTAACTGTTTGATTTGTTGTACTTTAggtcaaaaaattatgtccGAATGACCCTGATGCCACCAAGAAATTAAAGGAGTGTGAGAAAGCTGTGATGAAGCTAAAATTTGAGGAAGCTATTTCTGTACCTGAATCAGCAAGACATTCAATAGCTGACACAATTGATTATCACGCTATAGGTATGCCCAAATTTTCctggaaaattatatcttcTATTATTTTTGCTGCCTGATCTTACAAGTGATAGTGTTAGTTATCCGACATATTCAACTCTCCCTGAATATCTCTAGAGTCTAGTCTTATTTGATCAATGTTAAATATTTCCAGTGATTGGATTTCGTTTCTGGTCATGAGATTCCTGCTCTGTGCTACAGTTGATTAGCAATTTGAAATGTATGGCAGATGTGTTGAGTTGTTTCCTGTACTTCTTGTTCTAGTAGACACCTCAAATGCTTTTGTCATGTTCAATTTGTGCTGTGGTTGTGTATGGAGTTCTACTGTTTAGACTTGTTTCCATCTTCTTTCATCCTCCACACAACAGAATAACTCTTTTTGGGAACAATATCAAGAATCAATCTAACGTTGGGATTATTTATGGAGCAGTATCTTTGCTTCTTATGAATACAGTTATTCcgtcatttttctttgttcttaAGCAAGCCAATTTAGTGGCGGATAAAAAGTATGAGTTCTATCTGGCATTTTCTGTAGTAGGATTTATTGAGCTTCCTTCTTTCAGAAACGTCTATTGCATTTCTCATGTCATGGATATACAACAGAAGGTGTGAACTAATGGCTGTAATTAATGGGATCGGGTGAGGAAAATGAagtgtat includes:
- the LOC105165586 gene encoding B-box zinc finger protein 22-like isoform X1 → MKIQCDVCEAAEAEVVCCADEAALCGGCDLKVHAGNKLATKHQRLPLYPSAMPKCDVCQEALGWFFCLEDRAVLCRKCDIATHKGSCSQFSHQRLLLTGIRVGLGAKVTPLHMVDVSEAKGNKQHVSEWSRILESVPLPSQQTRQ
- the LOC105165586 gene encoding B-box zinc finger protein 22-like isoform X2, whose translation is MKIQCDVCEAAEAEVVCCADEAALCGGCDLKVHAGNKLATKHQRLPLYPSAMPKCDVCQEALGWFFCLEDRAVLCRKCDIATHKGSCSQFSHQRLLLTGIRVGLGAKAKGNKQHVSEWSRILESVPLPSQQTRQ